Within Hydrogenophaga sp. PAMC20947, the genomic segment CCCTGGGCGACACAACCGGCATGGTCAAGTTCCTGGCTGACGCCACCACCGACGAGATCCTGGGGGTGCACATCGTCGGCCCCATGGCATCCGAATTGATCTCCGAAGCCGTGGTGGCGATGGAGTTCAAGGCCAGCGCTGAAGACATCGCGCGCATTTGCCACGCCCACCCTTCTTTGTCGGAAGCGACGAAAGAGGCTGCTTTGGCAGTGGACAAGCGCACGCTCAACTTTTGACCCACCCCCGCGCCGCGCTGGCGCGCGTCACCCCCCCCCCGAAGGGGCCATCCCTGTGGCCCGGCGTTGCCAGTTCCACGGGATGCCTGGCGGGAAGTCCGCGCGCCGGTCAAAGCCTCTTCACCGGCCCAGCCCATGTCCGTTCGACAAACCTATGAAGCCGCGCTCAAAGAGCGTGGCTACACCACCGATCCAGCCCAGCAACGCGCGATAGAGGCGCTGGAGCGGTGCGCGACCGAATGGACGGAGTACAAGCAGCGACGTTCCAATTCGCTGAAGAAGCTGTTCGTTAATCCCGAAATTCCGCGTGGGGTTTACATGTTCGGTGGTGTCGGGCGCGGGAAAAGTTTTCTGATGGATTGCTTTTACAACGCGGTTCCCATCAAGCGGAAAACGCGCCTGCACTTCCACGAGTTCATGCGTGAGGTGCATCGCGAGTTGCGCGAAATGCAGGGCACCGTCAACCCGCTGACCGAGTTGGGCCGGCGCATGGCCAAGCGCTACAAGCTGATCTGCTTTGACGAATTTCATGTGGCTGACGTGACCGACGCCATGATTCTTCACCGCTTGTTGGCCGCGCTGTTCGATGCTGGCGTTGGTTTTGTGACCACCTCCAACTTTCATCCGGACGGCTTGTATCCCGATGGCTTGCACCGCGACCGCATCTTGCCCGCCATTGAGTTGCTCAAAGGCCGGCTGGAGGTGATCAACGTGGACAACGGAACCGATTACAGGCAGCAAACGTTGGCCCAGGTGGATCTGTACAAGACCCCGCTTGGCCGCGATGCAGATGCAGCCATGCAGCATGCGTTTGAACGATTGGCTGAGTCGGCCGATCAAGAGCCCGTGATGCATCTGGCTTCTCGCAAGATCCCTGCGGTGCGACGCGCAGGTGGGGTGATCTGGTTCGAGTTCCGTGCTCTTTGCCAAGGTGCTCTGTCCCAGAACGATTATCTGGAAATCGCCACGCAGTTCCACACGGTGCTGTTGTCCAACGTGCCGCAGATGGCGGTTCGACAGGCCTCGGAAGCCCGCCGCTTCACCTGGCTGGTAGACGTTCTATACGATCGCCGCGTGAAGCTCATCATGTCTGCAGCTGTGCCGGCCGACGAGCTCTATGTAGAAGGCCCGATGTCGCACGAATTCCCGCGCACGGTCTCGCGTTTGAGCGAGATGCAGTCGGCGGAATTTTTGGCGCTAGAACACCGTTTGGTGGACACCGCACTGACCTGAGGACCAGGAAACCGGAACCGGGTCGCTGACCCGGTCGAAATTCTAGGACGCCTACCCGGGCCGCTGGGTGGTGTGTGACCTTGGCAGACGCCAAAACCACCCTGCGATCGCAGGGATGGGATGGGCGGCGTGTGCTGGCCGATCAGCTCAAAGGGTCAAATTTGACGATCACCATGGAGAGGTTGTCGCCCATGCCTTTGGCTCGGGTGCGCGCTTTCTGGATCAGGAATTCGCAAGCCTCACGGGGCGAGAGCATGGTCACTGTGCTGGCCAGCTCTTCCGGGGTGAAATA encodes:
- the zapE gene encoding cell division protein ZapE: MSVRQTYEAALKERGYTTDPAQQRAIEALERCATEWTEYKQRRSNSLKKLFVNPEIPRGVYMFGGVGRGKSFLMDCFYNAVPIKRKTRLHFHEFMREVHRELREMQGTVNPLTELGRRMAKRYKLICFDEFHVADVTDAMILHRLLAALFDAGVGFVTTSNFHPDGLYPDGLHRDRILPAIELLKGRLEVINVDNGTDYRQQTLAQVDLYKTPLGRDADAAMQHAFERLAESADQEPVMHLASRKIPAVRRAGGVIWFEFRALCQGALSQNDYLEIATQFHTVLLSNVPQMAVRQASEARRFTWLVDVLYDRRVKLIMSAAVPADELYVEGPMSHEFPRTVSRLSEMQSAEFLALEHRLVDTALT